The DNA window AAAAGGCGGGCACCATCCGTGGCGTGCTGGAACACCCGCGTGCCCTGCTGACGGTGCTCGGCTACACGGCCGGCGGTTCGCTGGCGTTCTACACGTACACGACCTACATGCAGAAGTACCTCGTCAACACGGCGCACATGGACGCCGAGTCGGCGACGCTGGTGATGACGGCGGTGCTGTTCTGCTTCATGCTGATCCAGCCCGCCTTCGGCGCGCTGTCGGACCGCATCGGCCGGCGCACGATGATGATCATCTTCGGCTTGCTGACGACGGTTGCCACGGTACCGCTGCTGACGGCGATCGGCCAGGCGCAGTCGCCGGTGCAGGCATTCGCCCTGGTGCTGGCCGCGCTGGTGTGCGTGAGCTTCTACACGTCGATCAGCGGCATCGTGAAGGCCGAGATGTTCCCGCCGGAGATCCGCGCGCTGGCCGTCGGGCTGTCGTACGCGATCGGCAACGCGGCCTTCGGCGGCACCGCCGAATACGTGGCCCTGCTGTTCAAGTCGCAGGGGCATGAGAGCGCCTTCTTCTGGTACGTGGCCATCATCTGCGCGATCGCGCTGGCCGCCTCGTGGATCATGCCGGACTCGCGCAAGCACGGCTACCTGAAGGCATGAGCGGCCGTTGCCGCCCGCGGGCGCGTTAC is part of the Pseudoduganella lutea genome and encodes:
- a CDS encoding MFS transporter → LTPDEMRAWGWRIPFFIGAAAALVALFLRRALVETATEASKSEKAGTIRGVLEHPRALLTVLGYTAGGSLAFYTYTTYMQKYLVNTAHMDAESATLVMTAVLFCFMLIQPAFGALSDRIGRRTMMIIFGLLTTVATVPLLTAIGQAQSPVQAFALVLAALVCVSFYTSISGIVKAEMFPPEIRALAVGLSYAIGNAAFGGTAEYVALLFKSQGHESAFFWYVAIICAIALAASWIMPDSRKHGYLKA